TATTGCAAGTGCGATCGGCGCGAATCTCGTCTGGATCATTGCCTTGTACTCGTACCGAGTAATTTCTGCGCGTTCGTCTGTCGTATCTTCGCCTGCCATAAAGAACCGGAGGCGTGAGTGCGTGAGCGGCGCGGTTCTGCTCTCGGCTCATGACGCAGATTGAAACAGGCTCGTTCCCTTGTTCTGAAGGTATGGAATCTCGGAGTGCGTTTCGTGTCATCAGTTGGAATATTGCGCGAGGCTCAAAGCTGGAGGGTATCCTCGAATTCCTCGCCACCGCAAATGCAGACATCATCTTTCTCCAGGAAGCCGACAAGAGTGCTCGGCGAACCGGGTATCGAAATATTGCGAAAGAGATCGCGCAAAAGCTACGACTGAACTATGTCTTCGGATGCGAATTTGAAGAACTGGCACAGGGCTCGACCTCATCGCCTGCTTACCATGGACAAGCCTCGCTCTCGCGTTGGCCGCTGTCCAATTCCTCCATCCTGCCATTCCACAAACAATCGAACTTTTGGCGTCCGCGCTGGTTCATTCCCCGTCTTTCGTCCCTGCAGAGAAGACGCGGGGGCCGCATGGCGTTGTTCAGCCAAGTGCTCACGCCGGACAGAAGCGTGGCGACGTACAACCTGCATTTTGAGAGTAGGGGAAGCGACGATCTCCGCTATTCTCAGCTACACGAGCTTCTGGAAGATTTGAAACGCTGTAGCCCTGACGTGCCGGTCATCGCCGCAGGCGATTTTAATTTTGATCTTTCACAGGGTCAGGCAGCTGCAGCTCTTGCCGACGTCCGATTTGTCAATCCGTTCGCCACGCTCCGTCAGGCGACGACAGTTACGCATTCGCTCCCAGCGCGTGATCGCGTCATCGACTGCATACTGCTCCGGGGCCCATTAATCGGTACCGACGCTCACGTTCACAGTTCGGTTCTAGCATCCGACCATTACCCATTGTCGCTTACGGTCAGTTTCTGTTGATGCCGCTGCGGCGAGCACAAAGAAAACGGCGCCGACATATCTAAGGCATGAAGCAAAAGAGGTGCACGAATCCATCCATAAGTTCATTTCCGGCATCTCGGCCGCAAGTATAGTCGTTTTTTTGACGCAGTATCGGCAGGATGAAATCAAGAGAACGACCTAAGATACTCAGAGCGGGCGGGCCATAGGGCAGCCCATCCCGCTAACAACCAAGCCGGATCCCGTTCACTGTGAATAGGCAACTGCAATACTGACCGCGTCGGCGATACCCAGCAACAGCCCGACCCCACAGAGCACAAAGACAGCCATGATTTGGTTTTCCATGCTGTCTGCCTGCAAGTAGCAGCTCATTGGGTAGATCATTGCGACCAGATTGATTAATCCAAGTATCAGCCAGAAGTCCTCTCTCGCTTTTTGTTTCTTCATTGTGCACCTCAACTTCACTGCAGCGTCCGAGACACGTGGTGCAATTCCTTTGCCAATTCGAGCTTTACCTAACCCGAGCACAATTTGGTGTTTAAGGTTGATTCTGGAGCTTCGCTTGTGCCCTCGGTAGGGCATTGCCGCAATGCGGGCAGAGTCCGAACGCTAGCGTTTGATCAGCCTCAGTCGCAGAAAGCACTTGCAGCTGTTGCGATTTTGGCTGGCGAGGTGCAATACCGAGAGTCACGAAGTAAATTGCGAATGAAGGTCAATTCTCGTCGCTTCTGGGCGGCGTTTATCGGGGCAGTTCCGAATTCCGCATGAACCATTGGGGAAATCTCGATGCTGCGAAATTCGATACGGCGCAATTAGCCGAAATGAAAAAAAGCGTCAACACCACTGTCGTTTCGTGCGGAGGATGCACCAGCGGCTCGCAAGTCCGAGATCACATTTGCTCATGAGCTACAGCCACTTTGTCGGCCTACCGAAATCGCTCATCGCTGTTGGTATATTCTGGTTAGTTTTGTGTTTGCAGGCATTTGGCACGGAACTCAAGCCGCCTACGGACCAAGCCTTTGCGAATATGTGAAAAAAGGAGGAGCAGCGCATGCAGAGTGAAGTGCACGATCCGAATCATTTCCTGTACTTCGACGGGCTTCCCGACTCAGAGAAGACCGAAGTGTTTCCAGGTTGCGAAACGGAGAGGTCATCACCCCGCCGATGACCGCCAGTGAGCACCAAGCGCCGGATCCCTTCGCGCTGCGGTCAACATTTAGGGAAGATTAACGGCTCGCGCGATTCCCTGTGATTCAGCAGGCGATCGAAACAATCCGGTTCCAAAAGGTCGAGAGACTCCACCACCACATCGGCCCGAAGATCCTTGCCGTTGTGGCTTATCCCTATGCTCCGCATACCGGCGCGGCGCGCCCCTTCGATGCCGGCGCCAGCATCCTCCACAACAATGCACCTCTCGGCAGGAACGCCGACTCGAGAAGCAGCCAACAGGTATACCTCTGGATCCGGTTTGCCCCGGTGCACATCTTCAGCGGATACAATGCCCTGAAAAACATGTTTCACGGACAGGGCCTCCAGCACGGCATCAATATTGGCGCGCGGGGCTGCCGAGGCGATGGCTTGCTGCCATCCATGCTTGTGGAGTCTGTCCAACCAAGTTGCGACGCCGGATTCGGGTGCAACGCCAACCCGGCGCACCAAATGCCGATATAGTTCTTCTTTTGCTTGCCCGATTCGTTCGATTCGCTCGACGGTTGCTGCGGAGCCAAGCCAAGTGGGGACAATAGAATCATTACGCTGGCCAAATGTCGAAAGAAACTGCTCGCGCGTGATGGCAATGCCCTCGTTCGACATCGTGGTGCGCCAGGCGATCCAATGTAGTTCTTCTGAATCGACTAACGTACCATCCATATCCCACAGAACTGCCTTGGGTCCGGTCATTACTTAAATCTCCACTAGTATGGCGTCTCGCCAACTTCTTCGCCCACTTCACAAAGTGTGCAGTCGTCCAGACGGTGGCATCGCTGTTGAATTTCCTGATTCCTCCGCCAGCTTCTGAGTTCTGAATGTGCCTCTTCTACTGACT
This Terriglobales bacterium DNA region includes the following protein-coding sequences:
- a CDS encoding HAD-IA family hydrolase; the encoded protein is MTGPKAVLWDMDGTLVDSEELHWIAWRTTMSNEGIAITREQFLSTFGQRNDSIVPTWLGSAATVERIERIGQAKEELYRHLVRRVGVAPESGVATWLDRLHKHGWQQAIASAAPRANIDAVLEALSVKHVFQGIVSAEDVHRGKPDPEVYLLAASRVGVPAERCIVVEDAGAGIEGARRAGMRSIGISHNGKDLRADVVVESLDLLEPDCFDRLLNHRESREPLIFPKC
- a CDS encoding endonuclease/exonuclease/phosphatase family protein; translation: MESRSAFRVISWNIARGSKLEGILEFLATANADIIFLQEADKSARRTGYRNIAKEIAQKLRLNYVFGCEFEELAQGSTSSPAYHGQASLSRWPLSNSSILPFHKQSNFWRPRWFIPRLSSLQRRRGGRMALFSQVLTPDRSVATYNLHFESRGSDDLRYSQLHELLEDLKRCSPDVPVIAAGDFNFDLSQGQAAAALADVRFVNPFATLRQATTVTHSLPARDRVIDCILLRGPLIGTDAHVHSSVLASDHYPLSLTVSFC